The genomic region TTAATGACTATTTTATAATATAATGTTTCTAATATATAAAATTATTTGTATTTATTGAAACTAATTAGTGATTTATAAAAAAAATAATGAAAAAATGAAAGAGTCAAAGTTACAATGTAGCTTCAACAATGATGAGCTTATCCTCATCTCCACCAGGCATATGGCGGAATTCAATGATCTCATCCTTTACAGCATGCAAATCAATGTCTACAGCCTGATTCAACAATTCACCATTAAGCTGAAGGGAAAGAATCAATCCTTCACCTGTTTCCTCATCCTCTGGAGTGAGTCCAAGTACAGTGCCTGGGGCAAAAACTCTGTTGTAAGATAATTCAAAAAT from Methanobrevibacter sp. harbors:
- a CDS encoding DUF2097 domain-containing protein — encoded protein: MVKEIQMDPDDIIEYVRNEVKVDDIFELSYNRVFAPGTVLGLTPEDEETGEGLILSLQLNGELLNQAVDIDLHAVKDEIIEFRHMPGGDEDKLIIVEATL